A genome region from Gemmatimonadota bacterium includes the following:
- a CDS encoding nucleotidyl transferase AbiEii/AbiGii toxin family protein: protein MKRARPKNLPVSVHQRLLNLSREKGEEPNQIFLRYAIERFLYRLSQSPFRSSFILKGALLFFAWTGSAHRITRDLDLLGHGGASHDHIAKIFKAICRENVVADGLFYDPESVRVQTIRDDAVYESHRIRLSCLLGTARFQVQIDVGFGDVVIPRATTLLYPGLLDFPEPELRAYPPETVVAEKLNALVVLGMQNSRMKDFYDLWLLARTFSFEGLVLTQAIRGTFERRRIPLPNEQPVALDKQFAEYPGKAEQWRSFLERSDLTDAPQELPELIETLSTFLAPPLLAATRGEEYNQVWQDGGPWKKE, encoded by the coding sequence ATGAAAAGAGCGCGTCCCAAAAACCTGCCTGTATCCGTCCATCAGCGACTTTTAAACCTGAGCAGAGAAAAAGGGGAAGAACCCAACCAGATTTTCTTGCGATATGCCATTGAAAGATTCCTCTACCGTCTATCCCAGTCTCCATTTCGCTCCAGTTTCATCCTCAAAGGAGCCCTGCTTTTCTTTGCCTGGACAGGTAGTGCCCATCGTATAACCCGAGATCTGGATTTGTTGGGGCATGGTGGAGCCTCCCATGACCATATCGCAAAAATCTTTAAAGCAATCTGTCGAGAAAATGTGGTGGCAGACGGGCTTTTTTATGACCCTGAAAGTGTTCGGGTGCAAACCATTCGAGATGATGCAGTCTATGAGAGTCATCGCATCCGTCTCTCTTGTTTGCTTGGAACTGCACGGTTCCAGGTGCAAATTGACGTGGGATTTGGAGATGTGGTAATACCCAGGGCCACTACTCTCCTGTACCCGGGGCTACTGGACTTCCCCGAACCTGAACTCAGAGCCTATCCTCCTGAGACAGTCGTCGCCGAAAAACTGAATGCCTTAGTTGTTCTGGGTATGCAAAATAGCCGTATGAAGGATTTCTATGACCTCTGGCTATTAGCCAGAACATTTTCTTTTGAAGGGCTGGTGCTAACTCAGGCCATCCGGGGGACTTTCGAGCGACGAAGGATACCCTTACCCAACGAACAGCCAGTCGCTCTGGATAAGCAATTTGCCGAATATCCGGGGAAAGCAGAGCAGTGGCGTAGTTTTCTTGAACGGAGCGACCTGACAGATGCCCCACAGGAACTTCCTGAACTTATTGAAACGTTGAGCACTTTTCTTGCTCCACCCCTTCTTGCAGCCACAAGAGGAGAGGAATACAATCAAGTATGGCAAGACGGTGGTCCGTGGAAAAAAGAATAA
- a CDS encoding type IV toxin-antitoxin system AbiEi family antitoxin domain-containing protein — translation MSKNSPENQVLELAQQGLLRVCDLTSRGLHPEYLRRLYQKGLVRREGRGLYIAADAEISVHYGLAQVAKRIPHGVICLLSALSFHEIGTQLPHQVWMAIDRRAAKPKMQFPPLRVMRFSGVALTEGIETYQIEGVPVQIFNPAKTVADCFKYRNKIGLDIALEALKECIRDRRTTMDDLWHFAKVCRMTNVMRPYLEAIVA, via the coding sequence ATGTCTAAAAATTCACCTGAAAATCAAGTTCTGGAACTGGCACAGCAAGGTCTCTTGAGAGTTTGCGATCTGACATCCCGGGGCCTTCATCCCGAATATCTGCGTCGGCTATATCAGAAAGGACTGGTGAGACGGGAAGGAAGAGGCCTGTACATTGCAGCCGACGCCGAGATTTCGGTACACTATGGGCTGGCGCAAGTAGCAAAGCGCATTCCCCACGGGGTGATTTGTCTGCTGTCAGCTTTGAGCTTTCACGAAATCGGCACACAGCTACCACACCAGGTCTGGATGGCCATTGACCGCAGAGCAGCCAAGCCAAAGATGCAATTTCCTCCCCTGAGAGTGATGCGGTTCTCCGGTGTTGCACTAACTGAAGGGATCGAAACATATCAGATTGAAGGCGTTCCCGTTCAAATTTTTAACCCTGCCAAAACAGTTGCGGACTGCTTCAAATACCGCAACAAAATCGGCCTGGACATCGCTCTTGAAGCGTTGAAAGAATGCATCCGCGACCGTCGCACCACAATGGACGACCTCTGGCACTTCGCAAAGGTCTGCCGAATGACCAATGTGATGCGGCCCTACCTGGAAGCTATCGTGGCATGA
- a CDS encoding sulfatase, whose protein sequence is MKQPNVVFIDCHDLGDWLGCYDRPDVSTPNLDRLAFQGARFSQFIATAPICIPSRVGLYCSQMPHMIGVWGQFPYADDAVCMARYFQDAGYETVLSNRLMIPNDPSWAGFSRVLEGKADVEVLAERFLREEVPSIERSFFLQVSFSEVHRPFGLDYDPELAERMVVPPDLPDCSEVRKDLAALCRQIGALDKKVGRILNALDDRGLADETVVVFTTEHGVATARAKHTLYDAGIRTTLLMRYPSEIAAGTVYGDLISNLDLLPTVMDLCGLEEPDGILGRSFRGLFSGAGWAGRSVVFSEQTWGRRAGNWYYTPMRCVRSDQFKLIRNFERVPDYVDNGWVNRFQNRREVVQALFSRPAPERELYSLADDPYELNNVADDPRFSKVRDDLEGQLAAFLEETEDPILMGFVPNREGHPDVPQWIKQSDGTFLLEADREIYHSEQPFD, encoded by the coding sequence ATGAAACAACCCAATGTTGTGTTTATCGATTGTCACGATCTGGGCGATTGGCTCGGTTGTTATGACCGGCCCGATGTATCAACGCCAAATCTGGATCGGTTGGCTTTTCAGGGTGCCCGGTTTTCGCAATTTATTGCGACGGCACCTATTTGTATTCCCAGTCGCGTTGGCTTGTATTGCAGCCAGATGCCGCACATGATCGGTGTGTGGGGACAATTTCCCTATGCGGATGATGCGGTGTGCATGGCGCGTTATTTTCAAGATGCGGGCTATGAGACGGTGTTGAGCAACCGGTTGATGATTCCGAATGATCCATCCTGGGCGGGTTTTTCGCGTGTGCTGGAGGGGAAGGCTGATGTGGAAGTGCTGGCAGAGCGTTTTTTGCGAGAAGAAGTCCCGTCTATTGAGCGCTCCTTTTTTTTGCAGGTCTCTTTCTCGGAGGTACATAGACCTTTTGGTCTGGATTACGATCCAGAGCTTGCGGAGCGAATGGTTGTGCCTCCGGATCTGCCCGATTGTTCGGAGGTGCGTAAAGATCTCGCCGCGTTGTGTCGGCAGATTGGGGCGTTGGATAAAAAAGTGGGGCGGATTCTGAATGCACTTGATGATCGTGGGCTGGCCGATGAGACCGTTGTGGTGTTTACTACCGAACACGGTGTGGCGACTGCGCGGGCAAAACACACGCTTTACGATGCGGGTATTCGAACGACGTTGCTTATGAGATACCCGTCTGAGATTGCCGCTGGAACTGTGTATGGTGATTTGATTAGCAATCTGGATCTGCTGCCGACGGTGATGGATTTGTGCGGCCTGGAGGAGCCGGATGGTATTCTGGGTCGGAGTTTTCGGGGGTTGTTTTCCGGTGCGGGTTGGGCTGGTCGGTCTGTGGTGTTTAGCGAGCAGACCTGGGGGCGGCGTGCTGGGAACTGGTATTACACGCCGATGCGGTGTGTTCGGTCGGATCAGTTCAAGTTGATTCGCAACTTTGAGCGGGTGCCAGATTATGTCGATAATGGGTGGGTGAATCGTTTTCAGAACAGGCGAGAGGTTGTTCAGGCGCTTTTTTCAAGACCGGCACCGGAACGGGAGCTTTACAGTTTGGCAGACGATCCGTATGAGTTGAACAATGTTGCAGATGATCCGCGTTTTTCAAAGGTTCGCGATGATTTGGAGGGGCAATTAGCCGCGTTTCTCGAGGAGACAGAGGATCCCATTTTGATGGGGTTTGTACCGAATAGAGAAGGTCATCCCGATGTTCCGCAGTGGATTAAACAGTCAGACGGCACGTTTCTGTTGGAGGCGGATCGGGAGATTTATCACTCAGAGCAGCCTTTTGATTAG